The genomic window TCTCCCTGTTCCGCATTCCCGTCCAGCTGGTTCCGGATATCAGCCAGCCCGAACTAACCGTCACCACCGAATGGCCGGGCGCCAGCCCGGAAGAAGTCGAACGGGACATCATCGATGAGCAGGAAAAACACTTAAAATCGCTTGTGGGTCTGGTGGAGATGAAAAGCCTGTCTCAGACCGGCCGGGCGGACGTGTATCTCACGTTTCAAACGGGAGCGGATTTACAGGAAATTCTGGTTCGCACATCCAACGCCCTGCAACAGGTCACCTCATACCCGGAAGACGTGGATCAACCCAGAATCAAGACGGTGAACGTATCGGACCGCCCCATTGCCTGGTTCGTTCTGCAACCCCTGCCCGGAATGGAAAACGAAGTCAACGTTTACCATTACCGGGACTTCGCGGAGGATAAAATCCAATCCCGCTTCGAACGGGTGCCCGGCGTTTCAGACAGTGAAGTTCGCGGCGGCAGTCCCCTGGAGGTGCATGTCACATTCAATCCCGACGCACTGGCCGAACGGGGCTTGAGCGTTTTTGCCTTGCGGGAAGCCCTGCGCCAGCAAAACCACAATATCAGCGGCGGAGATTTTGATGAGGGCAAGCGCCGGTACATCATCCGCACCCAGGGAGAGTTCCGGTCCGTCGAAGACATCAAAAACACCATCCTCGCCCAGGTCAACGGACGCGCCATCTATACCAAAGATGTTGCCGAGGTGACGGTTGATTACGACGAGTTGAGAGACTACGTCCGTCATAACGGATTGGCGGGAATCGCCGTCAATGCCCGGAGGCAGCTGGGTTCAAATATCCTCACGGTCATGAAGGACCTGAAAAAGGTCCAGGCTGAAATGAACGAAAATTTGTTGCACCCCCTGGGCCTGCATCTGGTCCAGACCGCCGACAAAACCGAATACATCACGCGCTCCATCGACATGGTGCAACTCAATCTTGTGGTGGGGGGAATTTTCGCCACCCTCATTCTTCTGCTTTTTTTAAGAAGCTTATACAGCACGATGGTCATCGCCATCGCCATTCCCATCAGCGTGATCGGGTCGTTTCTGGTGATCACCCTGATGGGCCGGACCATCAATGTCATCATGCTTGCGGGGATGGCATTCGCCGTAGGAATGGTGGTCGATGCGTCGATCATTGTCCTGGAAAATATATACCGACACAAACAAATGGGAAAACCCACCCGCCAAGCGGCATTGGATGGCGCCAGCGAAGTCTGGGGCGCCATTTTGGCGACCACTCTCACCACCCTGGCGGTGTTTGTTCCCATTCTTTTTATTGAAGAGGAAGTCGGGCAATTATTCCGCGACATTGCCGTGGCCATCAGCGCCGCGGTGACCCTTTCCATGATCGTGAGTATCCTGGTCATCCCCCCCTTGAGCAATAAACTTCTGCAATACGAATCCGAACACCCTAAGAGTGCAGCGTCCTATTTAAAAAAACTGTTTCAAAACCTTTTTGGAGTGTATGCGGTTGCGGCTAAATTGAGAAAAGTCATTCTTTCTTCGTTAAAAACCATTTTTCGTTCACGAAAAGCGCAATGGACCGTGGTCGCCTCGTTGACCCTCCTGCCCGTTATAGCGGCATGGGTCATGGTTCCCAAAGCGGAATACCTGCCCGAAGGAGAACAGAACGTCATCATCGGGATGATGATCCCCCCGCAGGGCTATAACATCCAGGAAGCCCACAGGCTGGGAAACGAACTGGAAAAAATTTACCGGCCTTATTGGGAGGCGATGCCGGGAAGCGCGGAAGAAAAAAAATTAAAAGGACCCGCGGTACGGAATTTTCTGTTTATCGGCAGCCGGGGCCGGTTGTTCACTGTCGTCAAGGCCAAGGACCCTAAAAGATCAAAAGATCTCATTCCCGTTCTCAAGGAAGAACTGGAAAAGGCGCCCGGAATGATCGTGGTCACCCGCCAGCTTTCGTTACTCACCGGGGCATTCCGCGGTTCCCGGGGGATCGAGATCAATATCATGGGGCCCGATTTGGCGAAACTGACGTTGATCACGCAGAACGCGTTTTTCAAGCTCAAAACCTTGATGCCCGGCGCGCAGATCCGCCCCGTTCCAGGGATGGAACTCGGTCAGCCGCAAATTCAGATCATCCCCAAGTGGCGGGAAGTGGCGGAAATGGACGTGAATGTTTCTGAACTTGGCTATTCCGTTTCGGCCCTGGCGGACGGGGTGTTTGCCGATGAAGTCTACCTCGACCCCGAGAACCTTCAGGTCCCCTATGTACCGAGGGATGGAATCGACCTGATCCTGAAAAGCCGGGCGCAGGATGTGCAAAAAACTCAGGACATCGGCAAAATGGTGGTTTACACCCGAAGAGGAAAAACCGTGCCGTTGACCAGTGTGGCCCTGCTCAAGGAAACGGTCAGCTCCGAACAGATCCAGCATTTTGAAAGGCAGCGGTCGATCACGCTTGAGGTGGTGCCGCCTGCGGCAATGCCGCTGGAAGAAGGCATCGACATTGTTCGCCAGGAAATCATTCAGCCTCTCATCGACGACGGCGCCTTGACCGGGGGCTATTCCATCAGCCTGACCGGAAACGCCGATAAACTGGAGAATACCCGAAAGGCGATCTCGGGGAATTTTATCCTGGCGATCATCATCACCTATCTTTTGCTCACCGTACTTTTTCAACACTGGGGATACCCTTTGATCATCATGCTGAGCGTTCCCCTGGCGGCGGTGGGAGGCGTGTTCGGTCTGTGGTTCCTGAATCTCTTCGTCCTTCAGCCGCTGGATGTACTGACGATGCTGGGGTTCATCATTCTAATCGGGGTGGTGGTCAATAATGCGATTTTGATCATCCACCAGAGTTTAAGGAATATGCGCGAAGAAAATATGGAACCCCAGCAGGCGATTCTGGAGAGCGTCAACACGCGTATCCGTCCGATTTTCATGAGCACCCTGACCAGTATTTTCGGCCTGATGCCGCTGGTGGCCCTGCCGGGCGCCGGCAGTGAAATTTACCGGGGCATCGGCATCGTGATACTATCCGGGTTATTCTTAAGCACCCTGTTCACTCTTTTTCTCATTCCTTGTCTAATGAACCTCAGCACCAGTAAAAATTTTCCGAAATATGGATAAACCGGCCCTGCTCAATTACTGGCAAAAATTTTTTTCCGACCTCTTTCTGGGCACGTTTAAAAAATTGTTTCTCTTCAGCCTGACGGGGTTTGTTTCCGGTGTGCTGGTTTTGTTCGTCTTCAAATCCACCATGATCGCGGAACTGGATTGGCAGGCGTGGCTCAAGACCCTGGTGCTTGTCCTGGTATTTTTCTGGTTCGGGGGGTTTGGAGTTTTTCACGGACTGATCTCGTCCGTCATCCATGTGGTCGGAAAAAAGTTCAAGGAGGCGGTGCTCGGGTTGCATGACCTCCTGGACCTTTTCACCCGGGAAGTCATGACCAGAATTCCCAGGTTCAACAAAAGCACTCCCAGGGAGGAAATCGAAAAACAATTTGAAAATATCGGCAGGGATTTTCAGAACAAACTGCGCTTGAAAGGGATCACCGGCTGGATCTCAAGCCTGTTTTTTTGGGTCCTGGTCAAGGCATTGAAGATTTTATTTCTGGACAGCGTGGCGGAAGAATTGCTCAAAAACCCTTCCGACCAAATAGA from Nitrospinaceae bacterium includes these protein-coding regions:
- a CDS encoding acriflavine resistance protein B; protein product: MKWIEGSLKYGVTVAVGVTLIILFGTLSLFRIPVQLVPDISQPELTVTTEWPGASPEEVERDIIDEQEKHLKSLVGLVEMKSLSQTGRADVYLTFQTGADLQEILVRTSNALQQVTSYPEDVDQPRIKTVNVSDRPIAWFVLQPLPGMENEVNVYHYRDFAEDKIQSRFERVPGVSDSEVRGGSPLEVHVTFNPDALAERGLSVFALREALRQQNHNISGGDFDEGKRRYIIRTQGEFRSVEDIKNTILAQVNGRAIYTKDVAEVTVDYDELRDYVRHNGLAGIAVNARRQLGSNILTVMKDLKKVQAEMNENLLHPLGLHLVQTADKTEYITRSIDMVQLNLVVGGIFATLILLLFLRSLYSTMVIAIAIPISVIGSFLVITLMGRTINVIMLAGMAFAVGMVVDASIIVLENIYRHKQMGKPTRQAALDGASEVWGAILATTLTTLAVFVPILFIEEEVGQLFRDIAVAISAAVTLSMIVSILVIPPLSNKLLQYESEHPKSAASYLKKLFQNLFGVYAVAAKLRKVILSSLKTIFRSRKAQWTVVASLTLLPVIAAWVMVPKAEYLPEGEQNVIIGMMIPPQGYNIQEAHRLGNELEKIYRPYWEAMPGSAEEKKLKGPAVRNFLFIGSRGRLFTVVKAKDPKRSKDLIPVLKEELEKAPGMIVVTRQLSLLTGAFRGSRGIEINIMGPDLAKLTLITQNAFFKLKTLMPGAQIRPVPGMELGQPQIQIIPKWREVAEMDVNVSELGYSVSALADGVFADEVYLDPENLQVPYVPRDGIDLILKSRAQDVQKTQDIGKMVVYTRRGKTVPLTSVALLKETVSSEQIQHFERQRSITLEVVPPAAMPLEEGIDIVRQEIIQPLIDDGALTGGYSISLTGNADKLENTRKAISGNFILAIIITYLLLTVLFQHWGYPLIIMLSVPLAAVGGVFGLWFLNLFVLQPLDVLTMLGFIILIGVVVNNAILIIHQSLRNMREENMEPQQAILESVNTRIRPIFMSTLTSIFGLMPLVALPGAGSEIYRGIGIVILSGLFLSTLFTLFLIPCLMNLSTSKNFPKYG